TCCGAGGCCGAGTTGGCCACCCGCCGCGAGGCCCTGGGCGGCGCCTACGCGCCCAGGTCCCGCGACCGCAAGGTCTCGGCGGCGCTGCGCGCGTACGCGGCGATGGCGACGAGCGCGGACAAGGGCGCGGTCCGGGACGTGTCCAAACTGGGCTGAGGAGCTACGCCCATCCGGCCTCGCCGACGTTTGAGGCGCGGGGCCCCGGGCGGAGCCCCAGTCGCGGGAAGGGGCGGGCAGGGGAAAGCCCCCGCCCGCTACCACCGCCCGGGACCCCCCGCATCCACCCCGAAGACGGACCCGTCCGGCGCCGTACCGAACACCGTCCCGCCCGCCTGGGCCGGCGCCGGCAGCACGGACGCGAACGTGTAACGCCCGTCGTCCATCCGGGGTTTCGTCTGCCCGACCAGCACCCCCCGCGCCGCGTCCACGGCCAGCAGTCGCCCGTCCCCGGCCGTCACGTACACCGACCGCGCATCCGCCGCCGGGCGGGACAGATGTGTGACCGAGGTTTCCAGCCGCCACAGCTGCGCGGACTTCGTCCCGCTGGTGTCGAGGGCGAGAAGAGAACCGCCCGCCCCGCTGAGGTATACGACATTCCCCGTCACCGTCGCCTGCGCCTGGTCGAGCGGGGTGGACAGCGGGATACGGCGCACAGCGCGCGTGCCGCTGGTGGTGTCGAGTCGTACGACGGCGTCCGTGAAGCCGTCCTTGTCGGCGGAGAGCAGATACAGGGCGCCGCCCGCGAACCGCACCGGGTTCAGCGTCCCCTTGACGCGCTTTTCCCACAGCAGCTTGCCGTCGGCCGGGTCGACCGCGCTGACCAGCGTGGACGCCCCGTTGGCGGCGGGAGCCGCGGCGAGGGCGGGCCCGTCGCCGCCCGGGGACGAGACCCACTGGGTGCCCAGTCCGGCGCGCTGCCGGGACCAGCGCTCCTTGCCCGTCGCGGCGTCGACGGCCCGCACCAGACCGCCGTCCGTCACCAGCAGCACCGCATCGGCGGCGTGCCGGACCGTGGAGTACGAGGAGATGTCCAGGTCCCAGCGCACCTCGCCCGACTCCGGGTCGAGTGCCTCCAGCCGGTCCCCGCCGGGCGTCACCACCTGCAGCAGCCCGCCGGCGATGACGGGCGTCATGCCCTCGTCGGTCTGCGAATCGCTGTCGGCGGCCTTCGTCGACCAGAGCGTCCTGCCGTCGCCCGGGTTCAGCCGGGCAGCCTTGATCCCGGGCGCCGTGCAGTACAGCGCCGGTCCGCTCGCAACCGTGCAGACCGGCGTCCGGTTCTCCCCCTCGCCGCCGCGCAATTGAACGCTCCACGGGTGGAAGGCCCGCTCCGCGCGCGGTGCGGTGGCCGTCGGCCCTGGGCTGTCGTCGTCGGCCGCGGCTCGCACGACCACGATCCCGGCCGTGACCGCGACCAGCACCGCGATCCCGGCGGCCGCCCACCGGAGTTTCTTTTTGTGCCGGAAGCGCGGTGAGCCGGGCTTCGTGCCGAGACCCCGGGGGGCGTTCTCCCGGGGGTCCGGCGTCCGCTGGACCGGTATGTAGGCCTGGGTGTCGTACGAGGCCGAGGGCGAGGACGCACGCAGCGCGATCATCAGCTCGTACGGCGTCGGCCGGTCCTGCGGATCCTTCGCCAGACAACGCCGGAACAGCGGTACGAGATCCGCGGGCACACCCGCCAAGTCCGGCTCGTTGTGCACCACTTGGTACGCGATGATGTACGGGCTGTCCGAGTCGAAGGGCCCGCGTCCGGTCGCCGCGTGTACGAGTACGGCGCCCATCGCGAACACATCGGCGGCGGGCCCGACCTCGCGCGGACGCTGGAACTGCTCGGGCGCCATGAACGGCGGCGTACCGATCAGCTTGCCCGTCTCCGTACGCAGATCGCTGTCCGTCGGGCGGGAGATGCCGAAGTCGATGACCTTCGGTCCGTCGGGCGCGAGGAGCACATTGCTCGGCTTGAGATCGCGGTGCACCACACCGGCACGATGGATGTCGCGCAGCGCCTCGGCGAGTCCGGCGCCGGCCTTACGCAGTTCCGTCGCGTCCAGCGGCCCGTTCCGCTTCACCCGCTCGGCAAGCGTCGGACCTTCGATGAACAGCGTGGCCATCCAGGGCCGTTCGGCCTCCGGGTCGGCATCGACGACGGGCGCGGTGAAGGCGCCGCTGACCCTGCGGGCGGCCGCGACCTCCTGCTTGAAGCGGGCTCTGAACTCCGGATCCGAAGCGTGCTCGCCATGGATGACCTTGACGGCCAGGCGCAACCCCGAGGCGGATGTGGCCAGATGGACGACGCCCATGCCGCCTCTGCCGAGGCATGCCTCGAGGTGGTACTGCCCGGCGTATTCCGGATGCTCCGCTTCCGGGAACTGCCCGGTGGTGCGCAGCGGTGGCATGTCCACCCCCGTGTTGTTCGTGCGCATGCGCGACGCACGGAGCCTAGTCGATGACGCTTGCGATTCAGGGGTTGCTTGCTAGCCTGCGCGGCGTATAGGGAGCACGTTTCAACGGGGGAGAGTTCGATGGCTGTTGAAGAAGTACAGAGTGGATCCGGCGATGTATCGGTATCGGCCGGGTTGTCCGAGTCGGCCGAGTTGTCCCAGTCGGCTGACTCGCTGGGGGCGCAGCGCTACCCGGTCGCGCCCGGCTACCGCGTGAACGTCCGCAGCGGCCCCGGCACCAATTACCGGCTCATCAAGGTCCTGCCGTACGGATCCCGGGTGCCGATCAACTGCCAGAAGCCGGGGGAGTGGGTCAGCGGCCCGTACGGCACCTCGAATCTGTGGGACAACATCGCCAACGGTCAGTTCATCGCCGACGCGTATGTGAATACGGGCAGCGACGGCTACGTCACCATTCGGTGTTCGTGACCGAGTCGGCGTTCCGCGGGGATAATCGACCCCGTGACCGAGCAGACCGAGAACTCCAGCACTGACGCGACCGGTGGCGGCGGCGCCGACGGCAGCGGCCCGCAGCCCGAGCCGATCCGTTTCTTCGGCACGACCTGGGTCGGCCACGACGGGGGCTACGGCCTGCGCCGTGCGGGCGTCGCCGCCGGTTCGCTCGCCGCTGCCGTCGCCGGCTGTCTCGTCCTGCGCTTCGCCTACCAGGGCCTGGCGCTCTCCGACGTGGGCGGCTTCGTCAACATGCTGGTCGTCTTGATATTCGCGATCTGCAGCGCGGTCGCGTTCCGCAAGACCTGGGAGAGCTTCACGCGCCGCCCCACGGGCTCCGCAAGCGAGGACTCCCTGCGCAGCCTGAAGGCAATCGGCTTCGTCGGCACGCTCCTCGCGTACTTCTTCCGCTCCCTGACCGAGGCGCCGGGCGAGAAGCTGCACCGCGACGAGTACGAGACGGCCCGCACCCGCCACGAAAAGCGCCGCCCCCCCCGCAAGCCCAAGCCCAGGCCCAGGCCCCGCCGCAAGTAGCAGCCCGGGCGGCCTCTGCCCGGGCCGGCATGGGGTCTGGGGGCGAAGCCCACAGTTCCGGGAAGGGGCGGGCTGGGGAACCCCCCACCCGCACGCCCCGACAAGCCGCGAGGAATTCAACGCCCCGGTCGCGAGCCGCACCGCCCGCCGCCGCCCGCCGCGGCGATCTCCCGGACACCCCCCATCCCTTGACGCGCCCAAGCTCTCGGCGCATTATTCATCATATGATGAATTCGTCCGGCCTGGCCGTCCTGGCCCGCGGCCTCACCGTCGTACGAGGAGACCGCACCGTCCTGCGCGGCCTCGACTTCACCGTGCCCCCCGGCCGGATCACCGGCCTGCTCGGGCCGTCCGGCTGCGGCAAGACGACCCTGATGCGCGCGATTGTCGGCACCCAGGCCAATGTCACCGGGACCCTCGAGATCCTCGGCAAACCCGCGGGCGACGCCACGCTCCGCTCCCGTATCGGCTATGTCACCCAGGACCCCTCCATCTACGACGATCTGACGGTCCGCCAGAATCTCGACTACTTCGCCGCCGTCCTGCAGCCCGGCCGCCGCCACCGCGACGCCCGCCGCGATCACGTCACCCGCGCCATCACCGACGTCGACCTCACCTCGCACGCGGACTCCCTCGCCGGCCGGCTCTCGGGCGGCCAGCGCACCCGCGTCTCCCTCGCCGTCGCCCTGCTCGGCACCCCCGAACTGCTCGTCCTCGACGAACCGACCGTCGGCCTCGACCCCGTCCTGCGCCGCGATCTGTGGGACCTCTTCCACCGCCTCGCCGACGAACGCGGCGCGACGATCCTCGTCTCCTCCCACGTGATGGACGAGGCCGAGCGCTGCCACCGTCTGCTCCTGATGCGGGAGGGCGAGATCCTCGCCGAGGACAGCCCGGACTTCCTGCGCTCCCGCACCCACTCCGCGACGGTCGAACAGGCCTTCCTCCACCTGGTCGACGAGGCCAACGCCCGTGAAGCCCACGCCCGTGGAACCGACGCGGGCGAAGCCGGCCCCGGTCAGGCCAACGCCCTTCAGGAGAACGCCCGATGAGCACAGCCCGCACCCTCGCCACCGCCGCCCGCGTCCTGCGCCAGCTGCGCCACGACCCGCGCTCCATCGCGCTGATGGTCCTCGTGCCGTGCGTGATGCTCTTCCTGCTGCGCTACGTCTTCGACGGCAGCCCGCGCACCTTCGACTCCATCGGCGCCTCGCTGCTCGGCATCTTCCCGCTGATCACGATGTTCCTGGTGACATCCATCGCCACCCTGCGCGAACGCACCTCGGGCACCCTGGAACGACTGCTCGCCATGCCGCTCGGCAAGGGCGATCTGATCGCCGGCTATGCCCTGGCCTTCGGCCTCGTCGCCGTCGTCCAGTCCCTGCTCGCCACCGGCCTCGCGCTGTGGGTGCTGGGCCTCGATGTCGTCGGCTCGCCCTGGCTGCTGCTGCTCGTCGCACTCCTTGACGCCCTGCTCGGCACGGCCCTGGGCCTCTTCGTCTCCGCCTTCGCCGCCTCCGAGTTCCAGGCGGTCCAGTTCATGCCGGCCGTGATCTTCCCGCAGCTGCTGCTCTGCGGCCTGTTCATCGCGCGCGACAAGATGCAGCCCGTGCTCGAGGCGATCTCGAACGTCCTGCCCATGTCGTACGCCGTCGACGCCATGACCCAGGTCCTCGGCCACCCCGAAGCCACCGCCGACTTCACCCGCGACGTCCTGATCGTCGGGGCCTGCGCGATCCTGGTCCTGACCCTGGGCGCGGCAACACTGCGCCGCCGTACGACCTAGGTCAGGCCGGACCGGGCCACATCCGGGACGATCGTGTCCCCGACCCCGGCCTTGGTGACTGTCAGCGGCCCCGCGCCTCGCCGCGCCGCCGGACCTCACTGCCCCAGGCCGGAACTCACCCGTACCGCCCCTCGGACGCCCCGGCGCAGCCACGCCCGCGGTGCGAGGATGGCCGCACATATCCCCACCGGCGAGGTGACAGAGCCATGACCCAGACAGTCGCAGTCCTCGGCACGGGCAAGATCGGCGAAGCCCTGCTCAGCGGCATGATCCGCGCCGGCTGGCGCCCCGCAGACCTGCTGGTCACCACTCGCCGCGCCGACCGCGCCGAAGAGCTCCGCACCCGCTACGGCGTCGAGCCGGTCACCAACGCCGAAGCCGCCAAGCGCGCCGACACCCTCATCCTGGCCGTCAAGCCCCAGGACATGGGCAAGCTCCTCGACGAACTCACCCCCCACATCACCGCGGACCGTCTCGTCATCAGCGCCGCGGCCGGTATTCCCACCTCCTTCATCGAGGAGCGCCTGGCCGCAGGCACCCCCGTCGTCCGCGTCATGCCCAACACCCCCGTCCTCGTCGACGAAGGCATGTCCGTGATCTCGGCCGGCAGCCACGCCACCGCCGCACACCTCGCCCACACCGAGGAGATCTTCGGCGGCGTCGGCAAGACCCTCCGCGTCCCCGAGTCCCAGCAGGACGCGGCCACCGCCCTGTCCGGCTCAGGTCCGGCGTACTTCTACTTCCTCGTCGAGGCCATGACCGACGCAGGCATCCTCCTCGGCCTCCCCCGCGCCCAGGCCCACGACCTGATCGTCCAGGCCGCCATCGGCGCCGCCGTGATGCTCCGCGACAGCGGCGAACACCCCGTCAAGCTCCGTGAAGCCGTCACCTCCCCCGCAGGCACCACGATCAGCGCCATCCGCGAACTCGAGAACCACGGCGTACGCGCCGCCCTCATCAACGCCCTCGAAGCGGCCCGCGACCGCAGCCGCGAGCTCGCCTCCGGCAACGGCTGACGACGTCCCCTCCCGTTGCCGCGGCGCCACGGCACGGGAGAAGCCGCCCCCTATATAGAGGTGCATGCGAGGTCGCGGGAGCTACGCCGGCAGCAGCCCGATCGCCCGATAGGCGGCATCGACGCGCGGCCGGGCCAACCCCCTGGCCCGCTCGGCTCCTTTCCTCAGTACGTCGTCGACGTAACCCGGATCCGCCGCCAGCCCGGCGTGCCGCTCCCTGACCGGCTTGAGCAGCTCCACCACCGCCTCGGCCGTGTCCTTCTTCAACGCTCCGTACGAGTCATATGCACCGGCCAGCTCGTTCGGGTTCCCACTCGTACAGGCCGCCAGCATGTCGAGCAGATTCGCGATGCCCGGTCTGCTCTCCCGGTCGTACTCCACCTCGCGCCCACTGTCCGTGACCGCCCGCATGATCTTCTTGCGGACCACGTCCGCGTCATCGAGCAGATAGACGATCCCGGCACCGGACTCCTGGGACTTCCCCATCTTCGAGGTCGGGTCCTGCAGATCCATGACCCGCGCCGCCACGGGCGGATGCGTCGCCTTCGGCACCGTGAAGGTATGCCCGTACCTCTGGTTGAACCGCACGGCCAGATCCCGGGTCAGCTCCACATGCTGGGTCTGGTCATCACCCACCGGCACCTCATCGGTCCCGTACGCCAGGATGTCCGCCGCCATCAGCACCGGATACGTCAGCAGTGAGACCCGCACGCTCGCCCCCGCGGCCTGCGCCCGCGCACCCTTCTCCTTGTACTGGATCATGCGCCGCAGTTCGCCGTCCGTGGCCGTGCACTCCAGCAGATACGACAGCCGCGCGTGCTCGTCCACATGACTCTGTACGAATACGGTGCACTGCTCCGGATCCAGTCCGGCCGCCATCATCAGCGTCGCGGCCTGCCGACTGAGTCTGAGCACCCGCGCCGGTTCGTGCTCCATGGTCAGCGCATGCAGATCCACGACGCTGAACAGCGCGTCCGCCTGGTACTGATCGACCTCGACCCACCTGCGCAGGGCCCCGAGGTAGTTGCCCAGGGTCAGATGCCCCGTCGGCTTGATCCCGCTGAAGATCCGTGTCATCCCGCTCTCCGTCTCCTGATCGGAGCCGCCGCCTTCAGCGACCGGACTCCCGGAGGGAGAAACGAGAACGGCCGCCGTAGCGGCGGCCGTTGCGTGCATACGTAGGTGCCGGCCGCCGTCAGGCGGCCCACCACTGGAGGGGGCACGTACGCGTTGTCACGCGTCCGAGACTACGACACCCGGCCCCAGGTTGACAGCAGATTCGGGCGACCGTAGTGTTCTCCGAGTTGTCCGACGTGAGCACCGACTTCGGCCGGTCCCCGGACAGCCATTCCGCAAG
The Streptomyces lunaelactis genome window above contains:
- a CDS encoding serine/threonine-protein kinase; amino-acid sequence: MPPLRTTGQFPEAEHPEYAGQYHLEACLGRGGMGVVHLATSASGLRLAVKVIHGEHASDPEFRARFKQEVAAARRVSGAFTAPVVDADPEAERPWMATLFIEGPTLAERVKRNGPLDATELRKAGAGLAEALRDIHRAGVVHRDLKPSNVLLAPDGPKVIDFGISRPTDSDLRTETGKLIGTPPFMAPEQFQRPREVGPAADVFAMGAVLVHAATGRGPFDSDSPYIIAYQVVHNEPDLAGVPADLVPLFRRCLAKDPQDRPTPYELMIALRASSPSASYDTQAYIPVQRTPDPRENAPRGLGTKPGSPRFRHKKKLRWAAAGIAVLVAVTAGIVVVRAAADDDSPGPTATAPRAERAFHPWSVQLRGGEGENRTPVCTVASGPALYCTAPGIKAARLNPGDGRTLWSTKAADSDSQTDEGMTPVIAGGLLQVVTPGGDRLEALDPESGEVRWDLDISSYSTVRHAADAVLLVTDGGLVRAVDAATGKERWSRQRAGLGTQWVSSPGGDGPALAAAPAANGASTLVSAVDPADGKLLWEKRVKGTLNPVRFAGGALYLLSADKDGFTDAVVRLDTTSGTRAVRRIPLSTPLDQAQATVTGNVVYLSGAGGSLLALDTSGTKSAQLWRLETSVTHLSRPAADARSVYVTAGDGRLLAVDAARGVLVGQTKPRMDDGRYTFASVLPAPAQAGGTVFGTAPDGSVFGVDAGGPGRW
- a CDS encoding peptidase; this encodes MAVEEVQSGSGDVSVSAGLSESAELSQSADSLGAQRYPVAPGYRVNVRSGPGTNYRLIKVLPYGSRVPINCQKPGEWVSGPYGTSNLWDNIANGQFIADAYVNTGSDGYVTIRCS
- a CDS encoding ABC transporter ATP-binding protein is translated as MMNSSGLAVLARGLTVVRGDRTVLRGLDFTVPPGRITGLLGPSGCGKTTLMRAIVGTQANVTGTLEILGKPAGDATLRSRIGYVTQDPSIYDDLTVRQNLDYFAAVLQPGRRHRDARRDHVTRAITDVDLTSHADSLAGRLSGGQRTRVSLAVALLGTPELLVLDEPTVGLDPVLRRDLWDLFHRLADERGATILVSSHVMDEAERCHRLLLMREGEILAEDSPDFLRSRTHSATVEQAFLHLVDEANAREAHARGTDAGEAGPGQANALQENAR
- a CDS encoding ABC transporter permease; this translates as MSTARTLATAARVLRQLRHDPRSIALMVLVPCVMLFLLRYVFDGSPRTFDSIGASLLGIFPLITMFLVTSIATLRERTSGTLERLLAMPLGKGDLIAGYALAFGLVAVVQSLLATGLALWVLGLDVVGSPWLLLLVALLDALLGTALGLFVSAFAASEFQAVQFMPAVIFPQLLLCGLFIARDKMQPVLEAISNVLPMSYAVDAMTQVLGHPEATADFTRDVLIVGACAILVLTLGAATLRRRTT
- the proC gene encoding pyrroline-5-carboxylate reductase is translated as MTQTVAVLGTGKIGEALLSGMIRAGWRPADLLVTTRRADRAEELRTRYGVEPVTNAEAAKRADTLILAVKPQDMGKLLDELTPHITADRLVISAAAGIPTSFIEERLAAGTPVVRVMPNTPVLVDEGMSVISAGSHATAAHLAHTEEIFGGVGKTLRVPESQQDAATALSGSGPAYFYFLVEAMTDAGILLGLPRAQAHDLIVQAAIGAAVMLRDSGEHPVKLREAVTSPAGTTISAIRELENHGVRAALINALEAARDRSRELASGNG
- the trpS gene encoding tryptophan--tRNA ligase; its protein translation is MTRIFSGIKPTGHLTLGNYLGALRRWVEVDQYQADALFSVVDLHALTMEHEPARVLRLSRQAATLMMAAGLDPEQCTVFVQSHVDEHARLSYLLECTATDGELRRMIQYKEKGARAQAAGASVRVSLLTYPVLMAADILAYGTDEVPVGDDQTQHVELTRDLAVRFNQRYGHTFTVPKATHPPVAARVMDLQDPTSKMGKSQESGAGIVYLLDDADVVRKKIMRAVTDSGREVEYDRESRPGIANLLDMLAACTSGNPNELAGAYDSYGALKKDTAEAVVELLKPVRERHAGLAADPGYVDDVLRKGAERARGLARPRVDAAYRAIGLLPA